One stretch of Macrotis lagotis isolate mMagLag1 chromosome 7, bilby.v1.9.chrom.fasta, whole genome shotgun sequence DNA includes these proteins:
- the TAS2R38 gene encoding taste receptor type 2 member 38, which translates to MAPLTPAITVSYEAKWIYFFLSILQLAVGILSNGFIVLVNVWDLVRRHQLSKSDFLLLSLGTSRIFLQSLLFLDAIHLTHYQVMSDPLSTKYKTVIIFWMLVNQTSFWLATWLSILYCAKIARVSHAFLLWLKGWFLMAIPHLLLGSLIFPWVSIIPCLWKHFSLLYSNCTVSLSGNITEKNMTERFAFPYFYLLCNLGNIFPFVLFLASSTILILSLRRHMRTMAAQTTGSGDPSLEAHFTALRSLISFLFFYVIGFGAALASVPLTVNFSNKAGVMVCVGLMSTSPTVHSIILILSNTKLKRALKNVLHWV; encoded by the coding sequence ATGGCCCCTCTCACCCCAGCCATCACAGTGTCCTATGAAGCCAAGtggatatattttttcctctcaattctACAGTTGGCAGTAGGGATCCTCAGCAATGGTTTCATTGTGCTGGTAAATGTCTGGGACCTGGTGAGGAGACACCAGTTATCTAAAAGTGACTTTTTGCTGCTAAGTCTTGGCACTTCTCGGATCTTTCTCCAGAGTTTATTGTTTCTGGATGCCATTCATCTCACCCATTACCAAGTGATGAGTGACCCACTGAGCACCAAATACAAAACTGTCATCATATTTTGGATGCTTGTCAACCAAACCAGCTTCTGGCTTGCCACCTGGCTTAGCATTCTCTACTGTGCAAAGATTGCCCGAGTTTCTCATGCCTTCCTACTATGGCTAAAAGGCTGGTTCCTCATGGCTATCCCTCATCTGCTACTAGGCTCTCTGATTTTCCCTTGGGTTAGCATCATCCCTTGTCTATGGAAACATTTCAGTTTATTATATTCCAACTGTACAGTTTCACTCTCTGGGAACATCACAGAGAAAAACATGACGGAGAGATTTGCTTTTCCTTACTTCTACCTTCTTTGCAATCTGGGCAACATCTTTCCCTTCGTGCTTTTCCTGGCATCTTCCACCATTCTTATCCTCTCCCTGAGAAGACACATGAGGACAATGGCAGCTCAAACTACTGGCTCTGGAGACCCCAGTCTGGAGGCTCATTTCACAGCCCTCAGGTCcttgatttccttcctttttttctatgtAATAGGATTTGGAGCTGCACTAGCTTCAGTTCCCCTGACTGTAAATTTTTCCAATAAAGCTGGGGTAATGGTATGTGTTGGGCTAATGTCCACTTCCCCAACAGTGCACTCGATCATTCTGATTCTTAGCAACACCAAGTTGAAAAGAGCtctcaaaaatgttttacattgGGTTTAG